The following proteins are encoded in a genomic region of Arcobacter suis CECT 7833:
- a CDS encoding HAD family hydrolase has product MRLIMFDMDGTLIDSGFAITNTINYVRTNLGFEKLEKNYILEKVNDPAINAAEFFYGTKEFTPQQTKLFEEYYNIHCLTDLVVYDGISKLIDDLSKDFTLTVATNANSDYAHKMLNHVGLGHYFKTILGYDSVKNPKPHPEMVNKILDIHNVSNSNAQLIGDSHKDIMAASRAGVDSVLVNWGFSNHKNDAIETVEELEKRILEKFK; this is encoded by the coding sequence ATGCGTCTGATAATGTTTGATATGGACGGAACACTTATAGATAGTGGTTTCGCTATTACAAATACAATTAACTATGTAAGAACTAATTTGGGATTTGAAAAATTAGAAAAAAACTATATTCTAGAAAAAGTAAATGACCCAGCTATAAATGCAGCTGAGTTTTTTTATGGAACAAAAGAGTTTACACCACAACAAACAAAACTTTTTGAAGAGTATTACAATATCCATTGTTTGACAGATTTAGTTGTTTATGATGGAATTTCTAAATTAATTGATGATTTAAGTAAAGATTTTACTTTAACAGTTGCAACAAATGCAAACTCTGATTATGCACATAAAATGTTAAATCATGTGGGACTTGGACACTATTTTAAAACCATTTTAGGTTATGATAGTGTAAAAAATCCAAAACCACATCCAGAAATGGTAAATAAAATACTTGATATTCATAATGTTTCAAACTCTAATGCCCAATTAATTGGAGATTCACATAAAGATATAATGGCAGCCTCAAGAGCAGGAGTTGATTCTGTTTTAGTGAATTGGGGATTTTCAAATCACAAAAATGACGCAATAGAAACAGTTGAAGAGTTAGAAAAAAGAATATTAGAAAAGTTTAAATAA
- a CDS encoding TonB-dependent receptor: MQKKISTSLVASFLLATSNLYSAQNLETITVTSSLIKSDEKSATFATEIYTKEDIKSSKSKDVYDFLSSQTSVNVSPYFGNGFSQLLDLRGYGIANGGENVVVLVNGRRMNNIDSAPQLLSSIPIESIERIEILKGSGSVAFGDGANAGVINIITNGKNDNYIKSYVGNNGTKNATASLGFNYEKIIANALIDYTSTDGTRVDLNDDKDENYNKNKNFNIIYFPTDDLELNLARNYSNMDTKYAGSLTLDEYKNNPNKANSFTEQYLSSYVTTGGFKYNFNPNLSLESSYSDEDKRSEFTTFKSKYEYKSFVSKLNYQENNYKVLLGVDGFDGDRIGTSDITNKNNKAVFVSGEYNISDDLKVSSGVRRENVEYKYEPNGADTLKNDEYLNAYDLGINYQLDNISSIFANYNKSFQAPDIDKFFSNGLFNDFIEPSKVNNYTVGYNNIRKNNKLKLSLFRADLKNEIYYYNTGSWATSFNTNIDKSHKYGLEVFDKYLINDNLYTSLNYSYIIAKIDEENEGNGTYNGKDLPGVSKHNITVNLGYDINNLNTVLSHTYRNSAYAADDFANNFNQKQEAYNSTDLGTSYTYQNVELFAKIQNLFDEDNGLWISDDVIYPVNFERTYYAGMKVKF, translated from the coding sequence ATGCAAAAAAAAATATCTACAAGCTTAGTTGCAAGCTTTCTTCTAGCAACATCAAACCTTTATTCAGCTCAAAATTTAGAAACTATTACGGTTACTTCATCACTTATTAAATCAGATGAAAAAAGTGCAACATTTGCAACTGAAATCTATACAAAAGAAGATATTAAAAGTTCTAAATCAAAAGATGTATATGATTTTTTATCATCACAAACTTCAGTTAATGTAAGTCCATATTTTGGTAATGGTTTTTCTCAATTATTAGATTTAAGAGGTTATGGTATAGCTAATGGTGGTGAAAATGTTGTTGTTCTTGTTAATGGAAGAAGAATGAATAATATTGATTCAGCACCTCAATTATTAAGTTCTATTCCAATAGAGAGTATTGAAAGAATAGAAATTCTCAAAGGTTCAGGTTCTGTGGCTTTCGGAGATGGGGCAAATGCTGGAGTTATAAATATAATAACAAATGGTAAAAATGATAATTATATTAAATCTTATGTTGGAAATAATGGAACTAAAAATGCAACAGCAAGTTTAGGATTTAATTATGAAAAAATAATAGCTAATGCTTTAATTGATTATACTTCAACAGATGGAACAAGAGTTGATTTAAACGATGATAAAGATGAAAATTATAATAAAAATAAAAATTTCAATATTATTTATTTTCCAACAGATGATTTAGAACTAAATTTAGCAAGAAATTATTCAAATATGGATACTAAATATGCTGGTTCATTAACATTAGATGAATATAAAAATAATCCAAATAAAGCAAATAGTTTTACTGAACAATATTTAAGTTCTTATGTGACAACAGGTGGATTTAAATATAATTTTAACCCAAACTTATCATTAGAATCTTCGTATAGTGATGAAGATAAAAGAAGTGAATTTACAACTTTTAAATCAAAATATGAGTATAAATCTTTTGTTTCAAAGTTAAATTATCAAGAAAATAACTATAAAGTATTACTTGGAGTTGATGGTTTTGATGGTGATAGAATAGGAACTTCTGATATAACAAATAAAAATAATAAAGCAGTTTTTGTTTCAGGAGAATATAATATTAGTGATGACTTAAAAGTATCATCTGGAGTTAGAAGAGAAAATGTTGAATATAAATATGAACCAAATGGTGCAGATACTTTAAAAAATGATGAATACTTAAATGCTTATGATTTAGGGATAAATTATCAATTAGATAATATCTCATCTATTTTTGCAAATTATAATAAATCTTTTCAAGCACCAGACATAGATAAATTTTTTAGTAATGGTTTATTTAATGATTTTATTGAACCTTCAAAAGTAAATAATTACACAGTTGGATATAATAATATTCGAAAAAATAATAAATTAAAATTATCTTTATTTAGAGCTGATTTAAAAAATGAAATTTACTATTATAATACTGGAAGTTGGGCAACTTCTTTTAATACAAATATAGATAAATCACATAAATATGGTCTAGAAGTTTTTGACAAATATTTAATAAATGATAATTTATATACTTCTCTAAACTATTCATATATTATTGCAAAAATAGATGAAGAAAACGAAGGAAATGGAACTTATAATGGCAAAGATTTACCTGGAGTTTCAAAACATAATATTACTGTTAATTTAGGTTATGATATAAACAATCTAAATACAGTATTATCTCATACATATAGAAATAGTGCTTATGCTGCAGATGATTTTGCAAATAATTTTAATCAAAAGCAAGAAGCATATAATTCTACTGATTTGGGAACTTCATATACTTATCAAAATGTTGAGTTATTTGCAAAAATTCAAAATCTATTTGATGAAGATAATGGTTTATGGATTAGTGATGATGT
- a CDS encoding sulfite exporter TauE/SafE family protein gives METISIITIISIAFLGSFGHCVGMCGGIVIAYSSTKIKNDWTKQVQALAHLLYSFGRITTYMILGALFGLVGGVVTFDNLTSGIFLLITGFMMVLVGLSLLGKIKFLTMLEHSCSKSPLYQNTFKALLGSQSLFSFYLLGMLNGLLPCGFVYVFAITAASTGSAFWGAFVMLIFGLSTLPALFSLGFFVGVFKQTNLRDLFIKLASILVITFGIYIAYLGYEYLVDPTKSILSCHI, from the coding sequence ATGGAAACAATTAGCATAATAACAATTATTTCTATAGCATTTTTAGGTTCATTTGGACATTGTGTTGGAATGTGTGGTGGAATTGTAATCGCATATTCAAGTACAAAAATAAAAAATGATTGGACAAAACAAGTTCAGGCTCTTGCACATTTACTTTATTCTTTTGGAAGAATTACAACTTATATGATACTTGGGGCTTTATTTGGGCTTGTTGGTGGCGTTGTAACATTTGATAATTTAACAAGTGGAATTTTTTTACTAATCACTGGTTTTATGATGGTTTTAGTTGGACTTTCACTTCTTGGGAAAATTAAATTTTTAACGATGTTAGAACATAGCTGTTCAAAATCACCACTTTATCAAAATACTTTTAAAGCACTTTTAGGTTCTCAATCACTATTTAGTTTTTATTTACTTGGAATGTTAAATGGTTTGCTTCCTTGTGGTTTTGTATATGTTTTTGCAATTACAGCTGCAAGTACTGGAAGTGCATTTTGGGGAGCTTTTGTAATGCTTATATTTGGTCTGAGCACACTTCCTGCTCTTTTTTCTTTGGGATTTTTTGTAGGAGTTTTCAAACAAACAAATCTTAGAGATCTATTTATAAAACTAGCTTCAATTTTGGTTATAACTTTTGGAATTTATATAGCTTATTTAGGTTATGAATATTTGGTAGATCCAACAAAATCAATTTTAAGTTGTCATATTTAA
- a CDS encoding 16S rRNA pseudouridine(516) synthase translates to MQNSYKRIDAHLSSLGYCTRSEAKKFLRIYELYVKDTRVFDPSIKAYHNDIKVNNEALDPETITILLNKPSGFICSHNDAGSLIYALIPQRWNRRNPKISTIGRLDVDTTGAIILTDDGALNHKLSSPKSDVSKVYEATLAVPLNGDEKEIFASGEVMLNGEKKPLLPAKLEILSPTYVRLEICEGKYHQVKRMFASVGNRVLSLHRVSFGGFSVEDLKEGEYKFIEL, encoded by the coding sequence ATGCAAAATAGTTATAAAAGAATTGATGCACATCTATCAAGTTTAGGATATTGCACAAGAAGTGAAGCTAAGAAATTTTTACGAATTTATGAACTTTATGTAAAAGATACAAGAGTTTTTGACCCATCAATAAAGGCATATCATAATGATATAAAAGTTAACAATGAAGCACTTGATCCTGAAACAATTACAATTTTATTAAATAAACCCTCAGGATTTATTTGCTCACACAATGATGCTGGAAGTTTGATATATGCTTTGATTCCTCAACGATGGAATAGAAGAAATCCAAAAATTTCTACTATTGGAAGACTTGATGTTGATACAACAGGAGCAATAATTCTTACAGATGATGGAGCTTTAAATCATAAATTATCAAGTCCTAAAAGTGATGTTTCAAAAGTTTATGAAGCAACTTTAGCAGTTCCTCTAAATGGCGATGAAAAAGAGATTTTTGCAAGTGGTGAAGTTATGTTAAATGGTGAAAAAAAACCACTACTTCCCGCAAAGCTTGAAATATTATCTCCAACTTATGTACGATTAGAGATTTGTGAAGGTAAATATCATCAAGTAAAAAGAATGTTTGCAAGCGTTGGAAATAGGGTATTATCACTTCATAGGGTTAGTTTTGGTGGATTTAGTGTTGAAGATTTAAAAGAAGGTGAGTATAAGTTTATAGAACTTTAA